A genome region from Dolichospermum compactum NIES-806 includes the following:
- a CDS encoding EH signature domain-containing protein, with translation MLNKNLGEITPPDYKPHRLITLAKKQKVGNINLDILVLKEKINDNKINEITFVEWIWCIDNDQPWEKLQDSEKQELSLKIWNISLEIEWLYFTLIRRLAWCYSGQKNVIASYLKKSFPIWSKSIYLKDNLAIKILVALGTDYPKQELVKITCNHNLTRNELLNKINNVLPNLPILKDYLLEIAPYFPKMHPITLDKVNWLLRCFDQMEEIIQIAAVEYILNHVSTSIAGTFPELVNWLKQNYNNSQKQSKLSDKAKQKFRDWVGAINYNDFRQLVDLIINRVSITEKEEKQLTRRQGFWANYSNSFMRIKILLPMQSYQIINDLLREDQDVKKLEFDGSDATEICIFDLGDKGFIVEFFRGRGSETRLFPKKDDIERILFGSRSLSVKKIRSLGGEAHDHVLGWQWSCEKLLREKYQILPNTGTTYFIGLHEIYGRYNRGLPELSTENKYKRQEQLQQWRGIINRLESDARRSQF, from the coding sequence ATGCTTAATAAAAATCTCGGCGAAATTACTCCACCTGACTATAAACCTCATAGATTAATCACTCTTGCTAAAAAACAAAAAGTAGGTAATATTAACCTAGATATATTAGTATTAAAAGAAAAAATTAATGATAATAAAATCAATGAAATTACTTTTGTAGAATGGATATGGTGTATTGATAATGATCAACCTTGGGAAAAGTTACAGGATTCAGAAAAACAAGAATTATCTTTAAAAATTTGGAATATTTCTTTGGAAATAGAATGGTTATATTTTACATTAATTCGTCGTTTAGCTTGGTGTTATAGTGGTCAAAAAAATGTCATAGCATCTTATTTGAAAAAGAGTTTTCCTATTTGGAGTAAATCAATTTATTTAAAAGATAATTTAGCAATTAAAATTCTGGTTGCTTTAGGAACAGATTACCCTAAACAAGAACTGGTTAAAATTACCTGCAATCACAATTTAACTCGGAACGAATTATTAAATAAAATAAATAATGTTTTGCCAAATCTTCCAATCTTAAAAGATTATCTCTTAGAAATTGCTCCTTATTTTCCTAAAATGCATCCGATTACTTTAGATAAAGTTAACTGGTTATTACGTTGTTTTGATCAAATGGAGGAAATAATACAAATTGCAGCAGTTGAATATATATTAAATCATGTTTCTACTAGCATAGCTGGTACTTTTCCTGAGTTGGTTAATTGGTTAAAACAAAATTATAATAATTCTCAAAAACAATCAAAATTATCAGATAAAGCTAAACAAAAATTTAGAGATTGGGTTGGTGCAATTAATTATAATGATTTTCGCCAATTAGTAGATTTAATTATTAATAGGGTTAGCATTACAGAAAAAGAGGAAAAACAATTAACAAGACGGCAAGGTTTTTGGGCTAACTATAGTAATAGTTTTATGAGAATTAAAATTTTACTTCCTATGCAATCTTATCAAATAATTAATGATTTGCTGCGAGAAGATCAAGATGTAAAAAAATTGGAATTTGATGGCAGTGATGCTACAGAAATATGTATATTTGATTTAGGAGATAAAGGTTTTATTGTTGAATTTTTTAGAGGTAGAGGCAGTGAAACTAGATTATTTCCTAAAAAAGATGATATCGAAAGAATTTTATTCGGTTCAAGATCATTATCAGTAAAAAAAATCAGATCATTAGGTGGAGAAGCGCATGATCATGTTCTGGGTTGGCAATGGTCTTGTGAAAAATTATTGAGAGAAAAATATCAGATTTTACCAAATACAGGAACTACATATTTTATTGGTTTACACGAAATATATGGTAGATATAATAGAGGTTTACCTGAACTATCTACTGAAAATAAATATAAACGCCAAGAACAACTACAACAATGGAGAGGTATAATTAACAGACTAGAATCAGATGCCAGGCGATCGCAATTTTGA
- a CDS encoding OmpA/MotB family protein, whose protein sequence is MLNPLQFQNNHNDQDEESSATYLSIGDLMSGLLMFFALLFITALVQLNEAQKDITRILIGELEGQLKANNIQASIDPNTGDISLRDNILFETNSAKLNPQGEKTLQKLIPVYSKVIFETPRVKDQVERVIIEGHTSAYGKSDFNMELSLMRAWEVSKYTLYKMPFSNTSHKSQLEKKIMVVGRGENDSKSGDLSTDRKVVFRIQFKGQDLGQLNTGKK, encoded by the coding sequence ATGTTAAATCCTTTACAATTTCAAAATAATCACAATGATCAAGATGAAGAAAGTTCTGCAACTTATCTTTCTATTGGTGATTTAATGTCAGGATTACTGATGTTTTTTGCTCTGCTTTTTATTACTGCTTTAGTTCAATTGAATGAAGCTCAAAAAGATATTACCAGAATTTTAATAGGTGAATTAGAAGGTCAACTAAAAGCGAATAATATTCAAGCCTCAATTGATCCAAATACTGGTGATATTAGCTTGAGAGATAACATACTATTTGAAACTAATAGTGCTAAATTAAATCCTCAAGGTGAAAAAACATTACAAAAACTGATACCAGTTTATAGCAAAGTAATTTTTGAAACTCCCAGAGTTAAAGATCAAGTTGAACGAGTAATTATTGAAGGTCATACCAGTGCTTATGGTAAGTCTGATTTTAATATGGAATTAAGTTTAATGAGAGCATGGGAAGTTTCTAAATATACTTTGTATAAAATGCCATTTTCTAATACATCTCATAAATCGCAATTAGAGAAAAAAATCATGGTAGTAGGGAGAGGGGAAAATGATTCAAAATCAGGAGATTTATCAACAGATAGAAAGGTAGTATTTCGGATTCAATTTAAGGGGCAAGATTTAGGTCAGTTAAATACAGGAAAAAAGTAG